From the genome of Candidatus Latescibacterota bacterium:
GCCGAGGGAGTCGGCCCGGTCATGATGATAGAAGTGGATGACGATTATCCGCTTGAAGAGCAGATAATGTCAGTTGTAAACTGGTCCTTCATGGCTGTAGGAGCCAATAAATAAAAGGCTCAGATTTTGAATTCTCCGGCGGGCTGGAACCAGTTCCGGTCCGCCGTTTTATCAAGGGGGCAACATTGATAAGGACGGGATGCGACATCCTGGCCACGGAAGGATTTCTGCGACTGAGGGGGAAAAAGACGGGACTCCTCTCAAACCCGGCATCTGTGTGCCACGATCTCACTCACATCATCGATCGCAGCCTTGAGAACAACATCAGGCTCATCTGTCTCTTCGGCCCCCAGCATGGTCTGAAGGGAGACACGCAGGCGAACATGATCGAATGGGAAGGATACGTCCATCCAAAAGTCTCCATACCGGTCCATTCACTCTACGGAAAGACGCGTGTCCCCACGACGGAGATGCTTGCCGGCCTGGACACCGTATTGATAGACCTGCCCGATATCGGCGCTAGGCCATATACATATATATGGACTGCTGCGTTGATGGTGAAAGAATGCGCAAGACTGGGGATCTCCGTGATGGTAGCAGACAGGCCGAACCCACTCGGGGGGACGATGGTGGAAGGCCAGGTATTGAGCGATGAATACAGATCTTTCGTCGGCCTGTATCCTCTCACCCTCCGTCACGGCATGACGATCGGAGAGATCCTCTCGATGATAAACACGACCGAAGACTTTGGATGCGATCTGGAGATAGTAAAAATGGAAGGCTGGACCAGAGACATGTCCTGGAATGACACCGGGCAGCCCTGGGTACTTCCCTCGCCGAACATGCCGACACCCGACACGGCCATCGTCTACCCTGGAATGGTATTCCTTGAGGCGACGAACATCTCCGAGGGCCGGGGTACCACGAGGCCCTTCGAGATCCTTGGAGCACCATGGATCGACGGAAAAAAACTGGCAGAGACAATATTGGAAACAGGGGTCGAGGGAGCCGGCTTCCGCCCCATGGAATTCATTCCGGCCTGGGACAAGTACGAAAAAGAACTTTGCGGTGGGATCCAGATACATGTGACGGACCCTGATGTATTCAGGCCTGTCAGAACAACGACGAAACTTATCCAGACAATCGCCCGACTTTACCCGGACAGGTTCGAATGGCTCGATCCACCGTACGAATATGACGAGATCCACATGCCGATAGACATACTCTCGGGAGGGCCTCAACTCAGGAAAGCAGTCGACGCGGCAGCTGCTCAGACAGAGGAGCTGAATACTCTTTTCGATCTCTGGGGCAATGATGAGGAAGAATTCATCAAGACGAGGTCTCCTTTCCTGTTGTACTGAACCGGCCCCGGCCTGAGGAGCATTGAATGAAGATGACGGGAATGATACTGGCAGCAGGGCTGGGCACGAGGATGGGCGACCTGTCCTCCTTTCTGCCGAAGCCGCTAGTTCCCATACTGGGCCACCCTCTCTTCGGATTGATCGCGGACAAACTGGTGAGGGAAGGAGCCGCCCATATTCATTCCAACATCCATCATCTCCCTGAGAAGATAGAGTCGTACGCCGAACGTGAAGAACTTCCGGTCACCTTCCACAGGGAAAAGATACTGTTGGATACGGGGGGCGGAATCGGAAATATGGCCAGTTCATGCATGAAACCCGGCCTGGTATTGCTGCATAACGGGGACATACTCACAGATATCAGCTACGGCCCCGCGATAGAAGCACATCTTGATTCGGGAGCCCTCTTCACAATGATTCTCCTGGATGCGGGAAGCAATACCATTCACCCCCCCCCTCATGTCGTAACAGGCCCAGAGGACCGACTGGTCTCGATAGGAAATGATCCACGGAATGACCCGGAAGGAACAATGCGCTCGGGTTATACCGGCCTGGCCATAATCTCACCCGGGGCATTCGAATATTTCCCCCGTGGAGAAAAAGCAGGGCTCGTCGAGATCCTCCTCAAAATGGCATCCGCGAATCCCGGTTCAGTCAGGGGCTTCAGAGTAGCCGGAAAATCGGGCGCCTGGGCGGAAGCCGGGACGCCAGCCTCCCTGCTGGACCTGCACAGGCGTATCCTGGTTAGCAGAGAAAGATTCACACCTTCGATTCCGACACCAACAATGCCGCTGTTCACTGGTGAAGGCACAGACATAGCCCCGGGCGTGCGATGGAAGGGCTTCCTGTCCATAGGAAAGAATTCTGTCATCAATAGAAACACGGTGCTTGAAGATTGCGTAGTATTGGATGATACTGTCGTGGATCCTGGGACGAATTGTATTAGATCTATAATGTACCCGGATGGAATGATCGAAGGAGGATAGTTTGGACCCCAACCTCATCCCGTTGATAGAATCGGCAATAGAACTCACGGACACATTTCCCGGAGGCCCCTTTCCAATGAGATCGCAGGTGACTCTGCTGACGGGTGGTTCCATGAGATTCTTCGCCAGGCTTGAGGACGGGGAGCGGTCGATTGTGGCGCTCTTCCAGCCAGGTGGAGGAGAAGAATTTGAAAACTACCTGGAGGTGGGAAACTTCCTTCGGGAGAATAATATCGGCGTACCGGAATTCTATGTCTCCGACAACCGCAAGGGAATCCTGCTGATGGAGGACCTGGGTCTTGACGACCTCGAATCGATTCTCAAAAACGCCGGTCAAGACGAGGAACTTTCGTTCTACAGGGAAGGGATCGATATACTGTTCGAACTTCAGACGACTGTCACATCGGCTTTGCAGGAAGCGGGACATCCGCAGATCGCCGGATTCGACCGCGCCGTTCTCCTTGGAGAGACAGAATATTTTGCCGTGGAATTCATAGATGGATACTGCGGAATGACTCCTCCTCCTGGATGGAGCAAAGAATGCGAACTCCTGGCCGACCGTCTGTCCTCTCTTCCACCTGTATTCATACACCGCGATTTTCAAAGCCGGAACATTCTCCTCACAGAGGGAAGGTTCAGGTTGATTGATTTTCAGAGCGCTCACAGGGGCCCCGGACTGTACGATACAGCCTCCTTTCTCAAAGACCCCTACCACCCCATATTACCGGGCACGAGAAGGACCCTGCTCATGGAACTTTATTACAGACTCGACGAAGCGGGTGTCGAGGTTCCTCCCGGATTCGAGATGTACTATGATGACTTTTTATATGCTGGCATCCAGAGAAACATGCAGGCTCTCGCCGCATTCATAAGGTTGGGGACAAAAATGGGGAAAAAACATTTTCTTGATTCCATTCCAAACGGCCTGGATCTTCTCGAAGAGGGAATCGATGAATGTGGAAACTTCCCCGCGATTAAAGCGGTAATTGGCAGGGCCAGATCTATTCTCAAGGAACAGGGCTGATTCGTCAGGTCCGACTGGACCTGCGAATCTTTCTAATAACTACTGTTCCAGCTATCCTGTCATGCACCGTCTGCCTGTTCGGATGCCAGATCGCCTCCAGAAAACCGATGAACACCGTGGCTGCCGAAGCAGCGTATCCTCCCGCCCTTCCAAACGAATTCCAGAAATTAAGTTTGTTTCCGTCCAGGCGGATCACCCGGATTCCGAACAGTGCCTTTCCTGGAGTCCGTCCTCTCCACAGCCAGATCATCAGTGTGAAGTAGGCAATGAAAAGTGGAGCTCCGACAGCGATATTCCCCATTCCGCCAAAGACATCGCTCCCGATTATCAACATCCCGGTCTCTTCGTTGTATGTTGACACCCGTGTATCCAGTGAGATTACGATATCAAATTCCATCTCTCTGAGAAGTGTCACCAGCCGGGCATTGTCAGACTCATCGATGGCCAACTTAATCTCGCAGGGAAAAAGGTCCTGGTTCCTCTTCCTGATTATTCGTGCGACCTCACATTGCACTTCATCCCTTAATTGCTTTCTCTTTATTGTGTCCTCTTCACGATATGATTCAAGGATACTTGCAGCGAGCCCGGGATTCTGGATGTGATTGACGATAAGTGTCTGAACGACTATGAAAAGTAAAACAATGACCAGATCGACGATCATCGCCGCGCCTCTCCTCGGAGGAGAAGCTAGAGGATGTCCCATAAGTTCCGGCGCGATAAACATCGGCTCATCGGTAATCGTCAGTTGGCGCCTTATCCTGCCCTTTTTCCCCTTTTCCCTCTTTTTCCTCATCACCGGCCAGGCTCCTCAATCCCAGTCTCCGCGGGACCCGACACACCCGATCCGAGCAGAATCGCCATCCACCTTGTATCCTCACGGCTTTCCAGGCCTATCTTCACTGTGACGGTAAGCACGACTGAAAGCAGCATACCTACCGGCCCGAGGACCCACCCCCAGAAGATAAGGGACAGAAAGACTACCAGAGTAGAAAGCCCCAGCCCCTTCCCCATAAATCGTGGTTCGATAAAATTTCCGATCAGCATATTGATCACCACATATCCGATTGCCACTCCGAGAGCTCTTCCAGGGCCGAACTGGATCAACGCCTGAAGTATGGCTGGAAGCGCCGCGATTATCGAACCGATATTTGGAACATAGTTCAGAAGAAACACAAGTAACCCCCATAGAAGGGGGTAGTCTATCCGCATGATAAAGAGGAAAACAGCCACCAGAAGACCCGTCATGAGGCTTGTCATCGTCTTTATCGCGAGATAATGCTTAACATTTTCTGTGATCCTGCCCATCTGCGCCAGAGACCTGTCCGGGTCGCGAAAGATCGTCTTAAGTTTGCCCGGAAAGCCGGAGGCTTCCATAAGGATGAATATGACCGTGAGAAGGATCAGCATGCCGTTCGCAAGTACGTCTCCGAGTCCGTTGAAAAGCATCGCGACCAGCTGCATCGCCTTGTCGGGATCCATCATCTCCACCAGCTCGAACCTCGACATGTCTATACCGCGCGATTCCAGCCAGGTTATCATACTACCGTACTGCTCGTTGAGCTTCGTGGAATATTCAGGCAGATTTCTCGAGAAATCATCTATCGAGGAACCGAGGAGAGCAGCGATTATATAGCCAGCCAGGATTATTCCCAGTATCACGATCAGAATGGCCAGCCAGGTCGACAGTCCTCTGCCCTTCAGCCAGAAAAGAGGCGAGGAGCATACTATCGATATGAAGAGGGCAAGCAGAAATGGAACGACGATGACCGCAGCGGCCTTGATCCCTGCCACGACCACCACGAACGATGCGACGGTGAGAAGTATATGGGCGGTTCTTGATTTTCCATCAGTTGTTTCCATGCGGACGATTTTCCACACTTTCAGCGTCGTTGTCAAAGAGATTCGGGAAGAGTCTCGATATATTCGCGTATCTCGTCCCTCACCCTCCTGTAATGGCTTAGGATCTTCTCCTCGTCGGTTTCGTTGCCAGCCATTAATGGTGGATCATCGAATCCGTGATGAACTACTTTCGTGTCGCCGGGAAAAACCGGGCAGTTAACGTCTGCATGCCCGCACACAGTTATCACGTAATCGAATCGTATCGAAAGATAATCACGTACATGTCTGGATTCATGCCCCGAGATATCCACGCCGGCCTCGGCCATCACCGTGACGGCCCGCTGATTGAGCCCATGGACCTCTATTCCTGCTGAACAGGGTTCGATGACGTCACCCCTCAGATGCAGAGCCCAGCCCTCGGCCATCTGCGACCTGCACGAATTGCCGGTGCAGAGAAACAGTATCCTGGTCTTTTGCGGAATTTCGATCACTCCTTTCCCGCTCGTTCGATTCCGGGATCAAAGATCGATATCGGCCAAAGTATTCGAAGCAGATAACCCGGTTGGAAGCTGAAAAGAACGGGGCCATGGAGACTTCTCGTTCATCCTGTCTCCATGACCCCTCGCTCTGTCCCGAATTTCAGGCGCGATTTATTGTGCCCGCCGCCTGTTTAAAGGCTCGTTAGTAGCTCCGAGTTCCATCAGGGTCATGGTCTTCTCGACGATAGTAATGAATTCCGCTCTGTACTGGAAGTGGTCTTTTCCTTTCGCTCCCCTGGCGATCCCGACCACATCCTCCAGCTCTGCGTCACCCATGTGTCCTGAATTCCTCAGGATCATTCCATACATGGCGACAGCCGCAGAGAACCTGAAGGCATCCGATGTACGGGAAAACCTGGAGGGCCTGTCCCGAAGGACCTCACTTATCTCTATGCTCGAGTCACGATCAAGCTCTTTGTAACGGATCTTCACCAGAAGGATCTCATCGCCTCTCCTGCCGTCGCCGCTGATCCTGCGATCCTGGTAGCGGAGTTCATCTTTTTTCACTGACGCACCTGAAGCAGGCAGGATCTCATATAGAGCCGTCACAGTGTGACCCGCTCCGATCTCGCCGGCGTCCTTCCTGTCATCCTTGAAATCCTCATTGGCGAGCTTCCTGTTCTCGTA
Proteins encoded in this window:
- a CDS encoding DUF1343 domain-containing protein gives rise to the protein MIRTGCDILATEGFLRLRGKKTGLLSNPASVCHDLTHIIDRSLENNIRLICLFGPQHGLKGDTQANMIEWEGYVHPKVSIPVHSLYGKTRVPTTEMLAGLDTVLIDLPDIGARPYTYIWTAALMVKECARLGISVMVADRPNPLGGTMVEGQVLSDEYRSFVGLYPLTLRHGMTIGEILSMINTTEDFGCDLEIVKMEGWTRDMSWNDTGQPWVLPSPNMPTPDTAIVYPGMVFLEATNISEGRGTTRPFEILGAPWIDGKKLAETILETGVEGAGFRPMEFIPAWDKYEKELCGGIQIHVTDPDVFRPVRTTTKLIQTIARLYPDRFEWLDPPYEYDEIHMPIDILSGGPQLRKAVDAAAAQTEELNTLFDLWGNDEEEFIKTRSPFLLY
- a CDS encoding NTP transferase domain-containing protein, yielding MKMTGMILAAGLGTRMGDLSSFLPKPLVPILGHPLFGLIADKLVREGAAHIHSNIHHLPEKIESYAEREELPVTFHREKILLDTGGGIGNMASSCMKPGLVLLHNGDILTDISYGPAIEAHLDSGALFTMILLDAGSNTIHPPPHVVTGPEDRLVSIGNDPRNDPEGTMRSGYTGLAIISPGAFEYFPRGEKAGLVEILLKMASANPGSVRGFRVAGKSGAWAEAGTPASLLDLHRRILVSRERFTPSIPTPTMPLFTGEGTDIAPGVRWKGFLSIGKNSVINRNTVLEDCVVLDDTVVDPGTNCIRSIMYPDGMIEGG
- a CDS encoding phosphotransferase; this encodes MDPNLIPLIESAIELTDTFPGGPFPMRSQVTLLTGGSMRFFARLEDGERSIVALFQPGGGEEFENYLEVGNFLRENNIGVPEFYVSDNRKGILLMEDLGLDDLESILKNAGQDEELSFYREGIDILFELQTTVTSALQEAGHPQIAGFDRAVLLGETEYFAVEFIDGYCGMTPPPGWSKECELLADRLSSLPPVFIHRDFQSRNILLTEGRFRLIDFQSAHRGPGLYDTASFLKDPYHPILPGTRRTLLMELYYRLDEAGVEVPPGFEMYYDDFLYAGIQRNMQALAAFIRLGTKMGKKHFLDSIPNGLDLLEEGIDECGNFPAIKAVIGRARSILKEQG
- a CDS encoding RDD family protein — protein: MMRKKREKGKKGRIRRQLTITDEPMFIAPELMGHPLASPPRRGAAMIVDLVIVLLFIVVQTLIVNHIQNPGLAASILESYREEDTIKRKQLRDEVQCEVARIIRKRNQDLFPCEIKLAIDESDNARLVTLLREMEFDIVISLDTRVSTYNEETGMLIIGSDVFGGMGNIAVGAPLFIAYFTLMIWLWRGRTPGKALFGIRVIRLDGNKLNFWNSFGRAGGYAASAATVFIGFLEAIWHPNRQTVHDRIAGTVVIRKIRRSSRT
- a CDS encoding AI-2E family transporter encodes the protein METTDGKSRTAHILLTVASFVVVVAGIKAAAVIVVPFLLALFISIVCSSPLFWLKGRGLSTWLAILIVILGIILAGYIIAALLGSSIDDFSRNLPEYSTKLNEQYGSMITWLESRGIDMSRFELVEMMDPDKAMQLVAMLFNGLGDVLANGMLILLTVIFILMEASGFPGKLKTIFRDPDRSLAQMGRITENVKHYLAIKTMTSLMTGLLVAVFLFIMRIDYPLLWGLLVFLLNYVPNIGSIIAALPAILQALIQFGPGRALGVAIGYVVINMLIGNFIEPRFMGKGLGLSTLVVFLSLIFWGWVLGPVGMLLSVVLTVTVKIGLESREDTRWMAILLGSGVSGPAETGIEEPGR
- a CDS encoding arsenate reductase ArsC; its protein translation is MAEGWALHLRGDVIEPCSAGIEVHGLNQRAVTVMAEAGVDISGHESRHVRDYLSIRFDYVITVCGHADVNCPVFPGDTKVVHHGFDDPPLMAGNETDEEKILSHYRRVRDEIREYIETLPESL